Proteins encoded by one window of Rutidosis leptorrhynchoides isolate AG116_Rl617_1_P2 chromosome 7, CSIRO_AGI_Rlap_v1, whole genome shotgun sequence:
- the LOC139857353 gene encoding uncharacterized protein, with the protein MSTVWFSLKKSFHCKSDSSDVHDPKSKNQLPTISTRKPGRWGCSRSIANLKDVIHGGSKRHTVDQNHVNCSPRSIGSGEFLNPITHEVILDSSRCELKITGFGSGFHDGASAGDEPAFMATLSPGTPCSGLNSGMKYSKNTPPRRIMGIGDGNGNGNGNGNGKNNVAIQKGRRSSEKDSDGSTGGGVTCHKCGNHFRKLEDLEAHHLSKHAVTELNEGDSSRKIVEIICRSGWLKSENPSGRIEKILKVHNMQKTLARFEEYRELVKTKASKLPKKHPRCLADGNELLRFYGATIYCSLGINGTSSLCVSDKCCVCRIIRDGFTTKREVKGGIGVFTSSTSVRAFESVEVVDESPDTRKALIVCRVIAGRVHRPLENIQEIASQSGFDSLAGKVGLHSNIEELYLLSPRALLPCFVVICKL; encoded by the exons ATGTCAACAGTTTGGTTTTCTTTAAAAAAATCATTCCATTGCAAATCAGATTCATCAGATGTCCATGACCCGAAATCCAAAAACCAGCTACCCACAATCTCGACCCGAAAACCCGGAAGATGGGGTTGTTCAAGATCCATTGCTAATCTTAAAGATGTTATTCACGGTGGAAGCAAACGGCATACTGTTGATCAAAATCATGTTAACTGTAGTCCAAGGTCCATTGGTAGCGGTGAGTTTTTAAACCCAATTACCCATGAAGTCATTTTAGATAGTTCAAGATGTGAGCTTAAAATAACTGGTTTTGGAAGTGGTTTTCATGATGGCGCCAGCGCCGGAGATGAGCCGGCGTTTATGGCTACATTGTCTCCCGGAACACCGTGTTCCGGTCTGAATTCGGGAATGAAATATAGTAAGAATACACCACCAAGAAGGATAATGGGAATTGGAGATGGGAATGGGAATGGGAATGGGAATGGGAATGGAAAGAATAATGTGGCTATACAAAAAGGTAGAAGGTCGTCGGAGAAAGATTCCGATGGGTCTACCGGCGGTGGAGTCACGTGCCATAAGTGTGGCAATCATTTTAGGAAATTGGAAGACCTTGAAGCTCATCATCTATCCAAACATGCTG TTACTGAACTAAACGAGGGTGATTCGTCGAGAAAAATTGTAGAAATCATCTGTCGTTCGGGTTGGTTAAAATCTGAGAATCCATCTGGTCGAATTGAGAAGATTTTAAAGGTGCACAACATGCAAAAGACACTAGCAAGATTTGAAGAATATCGAGAATTAGTGAAAACAAAAGCAAGCAAACTACCGAAAAAACACCCTCGTTGTCTTGCAGATGGGAATGAGTTATTAAGGTTTTACGGAGCCACAATTTATTGCTCATTAGGCATCAATGGCACCTCAAGTCTATGTGTATCTGATAAATGTTGTGTTTGTCGGATTATAAGAGACGGTTTCACCACAAAAAGGGAAGTTAAAGGTGGAATTGGCGTTTTCACATCTTCAACGAGTGTTAGAGCTTTTGAATCTGTAGAGGTGGTTGATGAAAGCCCTGATACACGAAAAGCGTTGATTGTGTGTAGAGTAATAGCCGGGAGGGTTCATCGCCCGCTAGAAAATATTCAAGAAATCGCTAGTCAGTCGGGGTTTGACTCGTTAGCAGGAAAAGTTGGACTTCATTCGAACATCGAAGAGCTTTACTTACTTAGCCCTAGAGCACTCTTACCTTGCTTTGTTGTAATTTGCAAACTATAA